A stretch of Corynebacterium timonense DNA encodes these proteins:
- a CDS encoding aspartate-semialdehyde dehydrogenase — MTTIAVVGATGQVGRVMRSILEQRNFPADTVRFFASPRSAGTVLQFRGEGVVVEDLSKVTADSVADVDIALFSAGGATSKEWAPVFVAAGAKVVDNSSAFRKDGAVPLIVSEVNPDKASSLPKGIIANPNCTTMAIMPVAKALHDAAGLTALRVASYQAVSGSGIAGVNALAEQVAETGEHNRELTTDGSVLAPSDLGPYGGPIAYNVLPLAGSIVDDGTLETDEEQKLRNESRKILDLPQLRVSGTCVRVPVFTGHTMVVHAEFAEPITAERAREVLSAAPGVRVVDVPTPLEATGKDESLVGRIRQDQAVEGGRGLVFVVAGDNLRKGAALNTIQIAELLV; from the coding sequence ATGACCACCATCGCAGTCGTCGGAGCAACCGGGCAGGTGGGGCGCGTCATGCGCTCCATCCTGGAGCAACGCAACTTCCCGGCCGACACGGTTCGCTTCTTCGCCTCCCCGCGCTCGGCGGGCACGGTCCTGCAGTTCCGCGGCGAGGGCGTCGTCGTGGAGGACCTGTCGAAGGTGACGGCGGACTCCGTCGCAGACGTCGACATCGCCCTCTTCTCCGCGGGCGGCGCGACATCGAAGGAATGGGCCCCCGTCTTCGTCGCCGCGGGCGCGAAGGTGGTGGATAACTCCTCCGCGTTCCGCAAGGACGGCGCTGTCCCGCTCATCGTCTCCGAGGTCAACCCCGACAAGGCGTCCTCGCTGCCGAAGGGCATCATCGCCAACCCGAACTGCACGACCATGGCGATTATGCCGGTGGCCAAGGCGCTTCACGACGCCGCCGGGCTCACCGCTCTGCGCGTCGCTTCCTACCAGGCGGTCTCCGGCTCCGGCATCGCCGGCGTCAACGCCCTCGCCGAGCAGGTCGCCGAGACCGGGGAGCACAACCGCGAACTGACCACCGACGGCAGCGTGCTCGCCCCCTCCGACCTCGGCCCCTACGGCGGGCCCATCGCCTACAACGTCCTGCCCCTAGCGGGCAGCATTGTGGACGACGGCACGCTGGAGACCGACGAAGAGCAGAAGCTGCGCAACGAGTCCCGCAAGATCCTCGACCTGCCCCAGCTGCGCGTCTCCGGCACGTGCGTGCGCGTGCCCGTGTTCACCGGCCACACGATGGTCGTCCACGCCGAGTTCGCCGAGCCGATCACCGCGGAGCGGGCGCGCGAGGTCCTCTCGGCGGCGCCGGGCGTGCGCGTCGTGGACGTGCCCACGCCGCTCGAGGCGACCGGCAAGGACGAGTCCCTCGTGGGCCGCATCCGCCAGGATCAGGCCGTCGAGGGCGGCCGCGGCCTCGTCTTCGTCGTCGCCGGCGACAACCTGCGCAAGGGCGCCGCACTCAACACCATCCAGATCGCCGAGTTGCTGGTGTAA
- a CDS encoding aspartate kinase, translating into MALIVQKYGGSSLESAERIRAVAERVVNTKRQGHDVVVVCSAMGDTTDELLDLAAQVNPVPPAREMDMLLTAGERISNSLVAMAVASFGAEVQSFTGSQAGVITTERHGNARILEVTPGRVQEALDQGKIAIVAGFQGVNRDTRDVTTLGRGGSDTTAVALAAALGADECEIYSDVDGVYTADPRIVPDARKLDQLCFEEMLELAASGSKILVLRSVEYARAFNVPLRVRSSYSNDTGTLVAGAMEDIPVEEAVLTGVATDDSEAKITILGIRDTPGEAAKVFRSLADAEINIDMVLQNISSLESNKTDITFTLPKADGKRGMELLATLQRSEDWDDLIYNDQIGKVSLVGAGMKSHPGVTADFAEALRDAGINIEMITTSEIRITAVVRQIDLAEAARALHARFELGGDEPAVVYAGTGR; encoded by the coding sequence ATGGCATTGATCGTCCAGAAGTACGGGGGGTCGTCCCTGGAAAGCGCGGAGCGGATCCGCGCGGTCGCGGAGCGTGTGGTGAATACAAAGCGCCAGGGCCACGACGTCGTCGTGGTCTGCTCCGCGATGGGCGACACCACCGACGAGCTTTTGGACCTCGCCGCGCAGGTCAACCCCGTCCCCCCGGCCCGCGAGATGGACATGCTGCTCACCGCGGGCGAGCGCATCTCCAACTCCCTTGTCGCCATGGCCGTCGCCTCCTTCGGCGCCGAGGTGCAGTCCTTCACCGGTTCGCAGGCGGGCGTGATCACCACGGAGCGCCACGGCAACGCGCGCATCCTCGAGGTCACCCCGGGCCGCGTCCAGGAGGCGCTGGACCAGGGCAAGATCGCCATCGTCGCCGGCTTCCAGGGCGTCAACCGCGACACGCGCGACGTGACCACGCTGGGCCGCGGTGGCTCGGACACCACCGCGGTGGCCCTGGCGGCGGCGCTCGGCGCCGACGAGTGCGAGATCTACTCGGACGTCGACGGCGTCTACACCGCCGACCCGCGCATCGTGCCGGACGCCCGCAAGCTGGACCAGCTGTGCTTCGAGGAGATGCTCGAGCTCGCCGCGTCCGGCTCGAAGATCCTGGTCCTGCGCAGCGTGGAGTACGCCCGCGCGTTCAACGTGCCCCTGCGCGTGCGCTCGTCTTACAGTAACGACACCGGCACCCTCGTCGCCGGAGCAATGGAGGATATCCCCGTGGAGGAAGCAGTACTGACCGGCGTCGCCACCGACGACTCGGAGGCGAAGATCACCATCCTGGGCATCCGGGACACCCCCGGCGAGGCCGCCAAGGTGTTCCGCAGCCTCGCCGACGCGGAAATCAACATCGACATGGTCTTGCAGAACATCTCCTCCCTGGAGAGCAACAAGACCGACATCACGTTCACGCTGCCCAAGGCCGACGGCAAGCGCGGCATGGAGCTCCTTGCCACCCTGCAGCGGTCGGAGGACTGGGACGACCTGATCTACAACGACCAGATTGGCAAGGTCTCCCTCGTCGGAGCGGGCATGAAGTCCCACCCCGGCGTCACCGCCGACTTCGCCGAGGCGCTTCGCGACGCCGGAATTAACATCGAGATGATCACCACCTCAGAAATCCGTATCACGGCCGTGGTGCGCCAGATCGACCTCGCCGAGGCCGCCCGCGCCCTCCACGCCCGATTCGAGCTCGGTGGCGACGAACCGGCCGTGGTCTACGCCGGCACCGGGCGCTAG
- a CDS encoding DMT family transporter, protein MHSNALAAFFALLSAAMIAVGTVWRHRILRSGLSQWEANASPLASLRTPAWWLSIALAFGAYGMQALALAVGSLLVVQPVLVLSLMLTLVLAARVERRRMEADETFWAIVLTLCVGVLVFFGRPLPGDRPSRTWEWVAAIALGALVCGALFAAAYRRPTPAPTKALLYGIVCGAAFGFLAVFAKVSVDAFTAGGLDELLGTWQLWALLATAVVGTAVQQYAFGAGTLSRSLPAMKITEPIVALALGFTLLGEDFAVSSVPGWLAISVAVVGMVGATGMLSRRPDPRHQP, encoded by the coding sequence GTGCACAGCAACGCCCTCGCCGCCTTTTTCGCGCTCCTGTCGGCCGCGATGATCGCGGTGGGCACGGTCTGGCGCCACCGCATTCTCAGGTCAGGGCTCAGCCAGTGGGAGGCGAATGCGTCGCCGTTGGCGTCGCTACGCACCCCCGCCTGGTGGCTGTCCATTGCCCTCGCCTTCGGCGCGTACGGCATGCAAGCCCTAGCCCTGGCTGTTGGGTCGTTGCTCGTGGTGCAGCCGGTGCTCGTCCTCTCGCTCATGCTCACGCTCGTGCTCGCGGCGCGCGTCGAGCGGCGCCGCATGGAGGCGGACGAGACCTTCTGGGCCATCGTGCTCACGCTGTGCGTGGGCGTGCTGGTGTTCTTCGGCCGCCCGCTGCCCGGCGACCGTCCCAGCCGGACGTGGGAGTGGGTCGCCGCCATCGCGCTCGGCGCCCTCGTCTGCGGGGCCCTGTTCGCAGCCGCTTATCGACGCCCCACCCCCGCCCCCACCAAAGCGCTCCTGTACGGGATCGTTTGCGGCGCCGCCTTCGGCTTCCTCGCTGTTTTTGCCAAGGTGTCCGTGGACGCCTTTACTGCCGGTGGCCTGGACGAACTGCTGGGGACATGGCAGCTGTGGGCGCTGCTGGCCACGGCCGTCGTCGGCACCGCAGTGCAGCAATACGCCTTCGGGGCGGGCACGCTGTCGCGCTCGTTGCCCGCGATGAAGATCACCGAGCCCATCGTGGCGCTCGCGCTCGGGTTCACCCTGCTGGGCGAGGACTTCGCCGTCTCGAGCGTGCCCGGCTGGCTCGCCATCAGTGTCGCCGTGGTCGGCATGGTCGGCGCGACGGGGATGCTGTCACGGCGGCCCGATCCGCGCCACCAGCCGTAG
- the leuA gene encoding 2-isopropylmalate synthase — protein sequence MTPNTSEFFAPNEIRTPSGPRNEGQPAWNKQRGSHMPVDRYRPFAEEVEDIVLPDRTWPDKKITTAPQWCAVDLRDGNQALIDPMSPERKRRMFNLLVQMGYKEIEVGFPSASQTDFDFVREIIEKDMIPEDVTIQVLVQAREHLIRRTFEACEGARNVIVHFYNSTSKLQREVVFRKDRPEIKKLATDAAELITTIARDYPDTNWRWEYSPESYTGTELDFALEVCDAVVDVMQPTPENPIIINLPSTVEMISPNVYADSIEWMHRNLAKRDSIILSLHPHNDRGEGVAAAELGYLAGADRIEGCLFGNGERTGNVDLVTLGLNMLTQGVDPQIDFSDINRIREVVEYCNQLRVPERHPYGGELVFTAFSGSHQDAINKGLDALAQKVRPEASSTDVSWEELRDTAWEVPYLPIDPKDVGRTYEAVIRVNSQSGKGGVAYIMKTDHGINMPKAMQPEFSAIVQAITDAEGGEVNSKNMWDIFAGTYLDLDTPLELIDFDITGTDSEGADSKVAARVVYDGAQREIHGTGNGPIAAFAQALESLGIDFEVQDYSQRSRSAGDDADAACYIYADVDGTAAWGAGIAASTTRASFKAVVSAVNRGLTGARAGGV from the coding sequence ATGACGCCGAACACCTCCGAATTTTTCGCCCCGAACGAGATCCGCACCCCCTCCGGCCCCCGCAACGAGGGCCAGCCCGCCTGGAACAAGCAGCGCGGCTCCCACATGCCCGTCGACCGCTACCGCCCCTTCGCGGAGGAGGTCGAAGACATCGTGCTGCCGGACCGCACGTGGCCGGACAAGAAGATCACCACGGCACCCCAGTGGTGCGCGGTGGACCTGCGCGACGGCAACCAGGCGCTCATTGACCCGATGAGCCCCGAGCGCAAGCGCCGCATGTTCAACCTGCTGGTGCAGATGGGCTACAAGGAGATCGAGGTCGGCTTCCCCTCCGCCTCCCAGACGGACTTCGACTTCGTCCGCGAGATCATTGAAAAGGACATGATCCCGGAGGACGTGACCATCCAGGTGCTGGTGCAGGCGCGCGAGCACCTCATCCGCCGCACCTTCGAGGCCTGCGAGGGCGCGCGCAACGTCATCGTCCACTTCTACAACTCCACGTCGAAGCTGCAGCGCGAGGTGGTGTTCCGCAAAGACCGCCCGGAGATCAAGAAGCTCGCCACCGACGCGGCGGAGCTGATCACGACCATCGCGCGCGACTACCCGGACACGAACTGGCGCTGGGAGTACTCGCCGGAGTCCTACACCGGCACCGAGCTCGACTTCGCGCTCGAGGTGTGCGACGCCGTGGTGGATGTCATGCAGCCAACACCGGAGAACCCGATCATCATTAACCTGCCGTCGACGGTGGAGATGATCTCGCCGAACGTCTACGCGGACTCCATCGAGTGGATGCACCGCAACCTGGCCAAGCGCGACAGCATCATCCTCTCCCTGCACCCGCACAACGACCGCGGCGAGGGCGTCGCCGCCGCCGAGCTGGGCTACCTGGCGGGAGCGGACCGCATCGAGGGCTGCCTCTTCGGCAACGGCGAGCGCACCGGCAACGTCGACCTGGTCACCCTCGGGCTGAACATGCTCACGCAGGGCGTCGACCCGCAGATTGATTTCTCCGACATCAACCGCATTCGCGAGGTCGTCGAGTACTGCAACCAGCTGCGCGTGCCGGAGCGCCACCCCTACGGCGGCGAGCTCGTGTTCACGGCGTTTTCCGGCTCGCACCAGGACGCGATCAACAAGGGCCTCGACGCCCTCGCGCAGAAGGTGCGCCCGGAGGCCTCCTCCACCGACGTCAGCTGGGAGGAGCTGCGCGACACCGCTTGGGAGGTGCCCTACCTGCCGATCGACCCGAAGGACGTCGGGCGCACCTACGAGGCGGTCATCCGCGTCAACTCCCAGTCCGGCAAGGGCGGGGTGGCCTACATCATGAAGACCGACCACGGCATCAACATGCCGAAGGCGATGCAGCCGGAGTTCTCCGCCATCGTCCAAGCCATCACGGACGCCGAGGGCGGCGAGGTGAACTCCAAGAACATGTGGGACATCTTCGCGGGCACCTACCTCGATCTGGATACCCCGCTGGAGCTGATCGACTTCGACATCACCGGCACCGACAGCGAGGGCGCGGACTCGAAGGTCGCCGCCCGGGTGGTCTACGACGGCGCCCAGCGCGAGATCCACGGCACCGGCAACGGCCCCATCGCCGCCTTCGCCCAGGCGCTGGAGAGCCTCGGCATCGACTTCGAGGTGCAGGACTACTCGCAGCGCTCGCGCAGCGCCGGCGATGACGCCGACGCCGCCTGCTACATCTACGCCGACGTCGACGGCACCGCCGCGTGGGGCGCGGGCATCGCGGCCTCGACGACGCGCGCGTCGTTCAAGGCGGTCGTCTCCGCCGTCAACCGCGGGCTGACCGGGGCCCGCGCGGGCGGCGTGTAG
- a CDS encoding exonuclease domain-containing protein, whose translation MSAARTDPDDYPYVAVFVQATGIHPTTSRLISIDAVAFDDSGRVGEDLHIVVNPGEDPGPRHMHGLEPGDVGQAPRFSRHLKTLDKLLDARTLVTHDSPFTWGFIVSEARRAMNAAARANRSRNRRNGRRRQRVGHVPRPTAIVDTLASARRCGIIPEDTRIGAVARLVGVDGPDPTASVERAQRPEEETSRELTLTVVATFLELRSRGTLSSYAPEDLTADRFSLQRSTRRVDAAAEKAEAENPGVYSAGRGVRAGMEVVVADDVRVEPDEIISAALEAGLVYAEKLSRQTSLVVSDAVAAGAELRGKAMHGHRKGIPVLSAEEFFAAVSAPGRASAAGGSNV comes from the coding sequence ATGAGCGCTGCGAGAACCGACCCCGACGACTACCCCTACGTGGCGGTGTTCGTACAGGCGACGGGCATTCACCCGACGACGTCGCGGCTGATCTCCATTGACGCCGTCGCCTTCGACGATTCCGGACGCGTCGGCGAGGACCTGCACATCGTGGTCAACCCAGGCGAGGACCCGGGGCCGCGGCACATGCACGGACTCGAGCCGGGCGACGTCGGGCAGGCGCCGCGCTTCTCGCGGCACCTCAAGACGCTGGACAAGCTTCTCGACGCCCGCACCCTCGTCACCCACGACTCCCCCTTCACCTGGGGTTTCATCGTCTCGGAGGCGCGTCGCGCGATGAACGCCGCGGCGCGGGCGAACCGCTCGCGCAACCGCCGCAACGGGCGCCGGCGTCAACGCGTCGGCCACGTGCCGCGCCCCACCGCGATCGTGGACACCCTCGCCAGCGCGCGGCGCTGCGGGATCATCCCGGAGGACACGCGCATCGGCGCCGTCGCCCGCCTCGTCGGCGTCGACGGGCCCGACCCCACCGCCAGCGTCGAGCGCGCCCAGCGGCCGGAGGAGGAAACCTCCCGCGAGCTCACACTGACCGTGGTGGCGACCTTCCTCGAGCTGCGCTCCCGCGGCACCCTCTCGTCGTACGCTCCCGAGGACCTCACCGCGGACCGCTTCAGCCTGCAGCGCAGCACCCGGCGCGTCGACGCCGCCGCGGAGAAGGCCGAGGCCGAGAACCCGGGCGTGTACTCCGCCGGGCGGGGCGTGCGCGCGGGGATGGAGGTCGTGGTGGCCGACGACGTGCGCGTCGAGCCCGACGAGATCATCAGCGCCGCGCTCGAGGCGGGGCTGGTGTACGCCGAGAAGCTCTCCCGGCAGACCTCGCTGGTTGTCTCCGACGCTGTCGCCGCGGGCGCCGAGCTGCGCGGCAAGGCCATGCACGGCCACCGCAAGGGCATCCCCGTGCTGTCCGCGGAGGAGTTTTTCGCGGCCGTGTCCGCGCCGGGGCGGGCCTCGGCGGCGGGAGGGTCTAACGTATAG
- a CDS encoding Mur ligase family protein, whose protein sequence is MSEKGPLARLRSRAALTAARLATTASRATGRGAGGMIGGLVAGAIDPSIMDSLGGRRPAALVTGTNGKSTTTRMLAEALRSTHTVATNEGGDNMDAGIISALMATPDATHIALEVDELHVPHVAERLKPQALVLLNLSRDQLDRVGEINKIERALRAAVKAHPEMTVVANCDDVLITSVAFDHPNVVWVAAGGGWLGDSVTNPRSAGHIVRSADGEDWYATQPLDDGREFRRPTPAYSVTDTHLRTPHGEVELALSLPGRANRGNAAQAIAAAVEAFGVPLDKAVAAAATVDDVAGRYSTVHLAEHDIHLLLAKNPAGWQEALSMVDRDADGLVIAVNGQVADGEDLSWLWDVTFEDFSGVSVKAAGERGTDLAVRLLYADIDHELIHDPIDAIRACPPGRVEVLANYTAFRDLKKALSKQEDYRA, encoded by the coding sequence ATGAGTGAGAAAGGCCCCCTTGCCCGCCTGCGCAGCCGTGCCGCGCTGACCGCCGCTCGGCTCGCCACCACCGCCTCGCGCGCCACCGGCCGGGGGGCCGGCGGCATGATCGGCGGCCTGGTCGCCGGGGCGATCGACCCCTCCATCATGGATTCCCTCGGCGGGCGCCGCCCCGCCGCGCTGGTGACGGGCACGAACGGCAAATCCACCACGACGCGCATGCTCGCCGAGGCGCTGCGCAGCACGCACACCGTGGCCACGAACGAGGGCGGCGACAACATGGACGCCGGCATCATTTCGGCGCTCATGGCCACCCCGGACGCTACCCACATCGCGCTCGAGGTCGACGAGTTGCACGTGCCGCACGTCGCCGAGCGCCTCAAGCCGCAGGCGCTCGTGCTGCTCAACCTGTCGCGCGACCAGCTCGACCGCGTCGGCGAGATCAACAAGATCGAGCGCGCCCTGCGCGCCGCCGTGAAGGCCCACCCAGAGATGACGGTCGTGGCCAACTGCGACGACGTGCTCATCACCTCCGTCGCCTTCGACCACCCCAACGTGGTGTGGGTGGCCGCGGGCGGCGGCTGGTTGGGCGACTCGGTGACCAACCCCCGCTCCGCCGGCCACATCGTGCGCTCCGCGGACGGCGAGGACTGGTACGCCACGCAGCCGCTTGACGACGGCCGCGAGTTCCGCCGCCCCACCCCCGCCTACTCCGTCACCGACACGCACCTGCGCACCCCGCACGGCGAGGTCGAGCTGGCACTCTCCCTGCCGGGCCGCGCCAACCGCGGCAACGCCGCCCAGGCCATCGCCGCCGCCGTCGAGGCCTTCGGTGTGCCCCTGGACAAGGCTGTCGCCGCCGCCGCGACGGTCGACGACGTCGCCGGCCGCTACTCCACGGTCCACCTTGCCGAGCACGACATCCACCTGCTGCTGGCGAAGAACCCCGCCGGCTGGCAGGAGGCGCTCTCGATGGTTGACCGCGACGCCGACGGCCTCGTCATCGCCGTCAACGGCCAGGTCGCCGACGGTGAGGACCTGTCCTGGCTGTGGGACGTGACCTTCGAGGACTTCTCCGGCGTCTCCGTCAAGGCAGCGGGCGAGCGCGGCACCGACCTCGCGGTGCGCCTGCTCTACGCGGACATCGACCACGAGCTCATCCACGACCCCATAGACGCCATCCGCGCCTGCCCGCCCGGCCGCGTCGAGGTGCTGGCCAACTACACGGCCTTCCGCGACCTGAAGAAAGCCCTGAGCAAGCAGGAGGACTACCGTGCCTAA
- a CDS encoding type 1 glutamine amidotransferase: MPNSLRIGLVLPDVLGTYGDDGNALVLRQRARMRGIRAEIERFCLNDEIAPDCDVYTIGGGEDSAQVIAAARLAASPGLQAAASAGRPIFAVCAGMQVLGRTFTAHGNIVEGIGLIDATTTAMGTRAIGEVASLPTRAGATAELTEPLTGFENHMGGTVIGPDAHALGTVKNGVGNTTGAAVEGVVQGSVIATYMHGPALARNPQLADLLLSRALDVRLEELEPLELTLIDRLRMERLR, from the coding sequence GTGCCTAACTCCCTTCGCATCGGCCTCGTTCTGCCCGACGTGCTGGGCACCTACGGCGACGACGGCAACGCCCTCGTCCTGCGCCAGCGCGCCCGCATGCGCGGCATCCGCGCCGAGATCGAACGCTTCTGCCTCAACGACGAGATCGCCCCCGACTGCGACGTCTACACCATCGGCGGGGGCGAGGACTCCGCACAGGTCATCGCCGCGGCCCGCCTCGCCGCGTCCCCGGGCCTGCAAGCAGCGGCCTCCGCCGGGCGCCCCATCTTCGCCGTCTGCGCCGGCATGCAGGTCCTCGGCCGCACCTTCACCGCCCACGGCAACATTGTCGAGGGCATCGGGCTTATCGACGCCACCACCACCGCCATGGGCACTCGCGCCATCGGCGAAGTCGCCTCCCTGCCCACCCGCGCCGGCGCCACCGCCGAGCTCACCGAACCCCTCACCGGCTTCGAAAACCACATGGGCGGCACCGTCATCGGCCCCGACGCTCACGCCCTGGGCACCGTGAAAAACGGCGTGGGCAACACCACCGGCGCCGCCGTGGAGGGCGTCGTGCAAGGCAGCGTCATCGCCACCTACATGCACGGCCCGGCGCTGGCCCGCAACCCCCAGCTCGCGGACCTCCTGCTCTCCCGCGCCCTCGACGTGCGCCTCGAAGAACTGGAGCCTCTCGAGCTCACGCTCATCGACCGGCTGCGCATGGAGCGCCTGCGCTAG
- the recR gene encoding recombination mediator RecR, translating into MFEGPLQDLIDELSRLPGVGPKSAQRIAFHLLKTDPEDVDRLAAALVAVRDGVTFCRICNNVSRDDVCRICADSGRERGLVCVVEDAKDIQVIERTGEYRGRYHVLGGALDPLANVGPRDLAIAPLLQRIGGVLDDVDGQEAPTIEEVILATDPDTEGEATASYLARLLKDFPDLTVSRLASGMPLGGDLEFVDELTLSRALSGRLKM; encoded by the coding sequence ATGTTTGAAGGACCGCTGCAAGACCTTATCGACGAGTTATCCCGGCTGCCCGGGGTCGGGCCGAAAAGCGCCCAGCGGATCGCCTTCCACCTGTTGAAGACGGACCCCGAGGACGTCGATAGGCTTGCTGCCGCCCTCGTCGCGGTGCGCGACGGCGTGACCTTCTGCCGCATCTGCAACAACGTCTCGCGCGACGATGTCTGCCGGATCTGCGCCGACTCCGGGCGCGAGCGCGGCCTCGTGTGCGTCGTCGAAGACGCGAAAGACATCCAGGTCATCGAGCGCACCGGCGAATACCGCGGGCGCTACCACGTCCTCGGCGGGGCGCTCGACCCGCTGGCCAACGTCGGCCCGCGCGACCTCGCCATCGCCCCGCTCCTCCAGCGCATCGGCGGGGTTCTCGACGACGTCGACGGCCAGGAGGCGCCCACCATCGAGGAGGTCATCCTCGCCACCGACCCCGACACCGAAGGCGAAGCGACCGCGTCGTACCTCGCGCGGCTGCTCAAGGACTTCCCGGACCTCACTGTGTCGCGGCTGGCGTCCGGGATGCCGCTCGGCGGGGACCTCGAGTTCGTGGACGAGCTCACGCTGTCGCGCGCGCTAAGTGGGCGGTTGAAGATGTAG
- a CDS encoding YbaB/EbfC family nucleoid-associated protein: MTTPNMPADMQELMRQAAEVQAALQKAQEELLSATVTGTAGGELVTVTMTGGAEITDLTIKPEAVDPEDVETLQDLILAAYRDAHTKAGQLAQEKIGPLTNPQQPAPGEIPFGGII, translated from the coding sequence ATGACCACCCCGAATATGCCCGCGGATATGCAGGAATTGATGCGCCAGGCCGCCGAGGTGCAGGCCGCGCTGCAGAAGGCGCAGGAGGAGCTCCTCTCCGCAACCGTCACCGGCACCGCCGGCGGCGAGCTCGTCACCGTCACCATGACCGGCGGCGCCGAGATCACCGACCTGACCATCAAGCCGGAGGCCGTCGACCCCGAGGATGTGGAGACCCTCCAGGACCTCATCCTCGCCGCTTACCGCGACGCGCACACGAAGGCTGGCCAGCTCGCGCAGGAAAAGATCGGCCCGCTGACCAACCCGCAGCAGCCCGCGCCGGGCGAGATCCCCTTCGGCGGCATCATCTAG